The Chitinophagales bacterium genomic sequence TGTTTACCCCCGGCAATGATATGGGCAAAGATGTCACCTCCGATTGATACGTGGCCTGCCCGGCAATGTTGAACTGCGGCAGATATGCCTTGTTGGCATTGGCAATAGAGTAGTCCCGCGACCGGGCTATTAGTGCATATTGTTTTACCAGCGGATAGTTGGCATCTGCCATACTGTAACAACTGTCTATTGACAGGCTGCCTTCCCGGGCGAAGCTACTCATGCCTGTAAGTAGCGGTATTAGTAAAAATAATAGTTTCAGCGATCTCATTTTTGTCATCACATTTATTTTATTGCAAGCATTGTTTACGAATTAAGTATGGCCTTGATCCATACCGGTATCAGTTGCTTTCTTTCTATCATCATATGGTTGAACTGCTCTTGCGACAGGTTGCCCATATGCCTTACAATAGGACTGGCGATAAAGGGGAAAGCTACCAACCCCAGCAGGTTGATGATGAAGTAAACAGGTGGCACAGGCTTGCGGTTATTCTCTCGCATATAGTCTTCCAGTTGCCTGAACAGCGCTGCACCCGACATCATTTGTCTTATATTTAGTTGTGCCAACAATTCGTCAGGGTTGTTTCTCAACTCGCTCATAATAAAAACGGGTATGGTTGGTTCGTTTACCAACACGTCTATGTAACGGTCAACCATACGTTCAATTTTCTCTTCAAGAGTCGTTTCCTCATCGCGCACTACCGCCGCCATCGACTGGAAAAATGCCAGCAGCGTTTCCAGCATGATGATATTGAACAGCTTTTCCTTACTACGGAAATAATAGTTCAGCAATGCTACGTTGATACCTGCCTCTTCAGCAATATCCCTGGTCTTGGTTGCCGCAAACCCTTTACGGTAGAAAACAGCCCTCGCTGCATTCTTTATGCGGTTTTCCGTGTTGTTGTCCAATTGTTCCTTTGCCATATCGGGGTGTTATTAAGTGCAAAGAAATGCACGATTTTTGATTTAAACAAATATTTTAATCAAATGATTAAATATTTTGTTTAGCACAAAAAGCTTGTCAATGCTATAACTCATTGTCAGCTATTGGATTGCAAAGGGAATATTGCCGCAAAAAATATCTGAAAAAAAATTATCGGCTAGGTAGCTGCCGAACGGCGTATGCGTATATACCTGGCACAGTATATCATCAAAAAGGGTAGTAGTTGGTTGGCTTCTTTATCAAGGGTATTACCATGAACATCTATAGTATAGTTATAGTTCCATTTACGCCAGTTAAAACCGGATTCTATTTCGGCTATCTCGTGGCCATCCTCGTCATATATGGCAAAGGTCCTGCCCCAGAAACTCTTCTGCCTGAAAGTATAGCCCCGGTTCTCATTGGCAAAGCTGATATGCACCCTGCCGCCCAGCCTGGCTTTTATGCTTACGAATTCCACATCGTAGCGACTGATTGTGAACGTAGTTTGCCAGAACCCTTTGGGAGCCACTGCATAGTTCATACCTGCGGCTGTAGCTATACTGGCTTTATGCATCCACCACGAATTGATATCAAGCGTACCTACCGGGTCATCTTGTTCATTGAACACCTCAAAATGGTTATATCCACGGCTATTGACTGTATACTGCATATAATAAGTGTTCCCATAAAGTTAATCATTTATCCATTTGTCGGGTAGGGGGCCAAACTTCCCTCCTGTTCTTAGGAGAGCTTGTCCCGCCATAGCGGGAGGATGTTGGACGGTCCGCCTACGACGGATGTAGCCACCGGTCTAGTGGATAGGGAATGACTAAATCCTCCTTGCCCAAAACAAAACAACCACAACAACCATTATGTCAAAATGCGTCTCCCCTTTAGGGGGATAGGGGGATACCCGCACCGTTTCTTGCACAAACCACACCACGCGCGTCATTGCGCGGAGTGAGGAACGAACGACAAAGCAATCTCGCTACGCGCCCGACCATCCACTTGCACAAGACAAATTATCTTGTATTTTTATATTAAAATCTGCTTCTATGAATCTGACCGGCAAGATATTAACTTTATTATGCGGCATAGCACTCTTTGCCGCCTGTACCAAATCTGAAACCGATAAGGAGCCCGACCCTGCAAGCAGCAGCACAAGCACCGATAACCTCTCTGCCGTAGGCAAGCTACTGGTAGCTGGCAAATGGCAATTAACGGCCAGCACCGCCACCGCGCAATACAACGGTAAAGACACCACCGCCGACCTGTATGCCGATATGGACGACTGCGAAAAGGACGACTTTATCCAGTTCGCTGCCGATGGTACGGTAACAAGGGATGAGAATACCAACAAATGCACAGGCCACCCGCAAAGCGCCACCATGACCTGGAAACTCATGGACAATGATACCAGGATCGCTATATACGACAACAACCCCGATACTATGGGCCTGGAAGTGACAACCGCCCAAATGAAATTCACCCTGACACAGCCCAATAGCTCAAACGTGCCCGTTACCTACGTTGATATATATAAGAATATTAAGTAAGCGAATCTCACTCCTGTTATGGCGATAGAATAACGCCCATGGCGTTATGTATGTGGCCATCTCGCCCAAAACTGGAAAATACTTGCATTTACCAGTCACACGGGCTACTATCGAAGATTACGATGGAACTGGAAAAAGCCATGTCACAAATCATTATTTATCCTGTGCTTCCAATTTTTCAGTTCTTCAAAAAGGGCTGTTTTAATTTCATACATTAATTCGTCATTCGTCTTTTCTACTTGCCAGGATCTGTCCCTATTCAAAAGTTCATCAAAAGTGTCAAATAACCCATAAGCCTTTTCAAACCCGATACTATCATAGCAATACTGTTTACTTTCAGATAAAAAGTCATAACTGACAAAAGCGTTGTTACAAATTTCGCTTGTTCCGGTAATAACATCTTTTGTTCCATCAAATATTTCGTCCACAATTGCAAGTGCATATTCTATTGCTGCTTGTCTTTTATCGGGCAGTGTAATGCTTAGCTCTTCTAGTGTCAGTTTGAAATAATAGTCAATTTGAGAAGGTTCTTCATATTTACTTAGTCCTGCAAGAATACAAAGTGAAGGAGAATCCAACCCCTCTTCAAGCGCAATAATACCGGTGCAAGGAAGTTGGTCTGTAGTTACATTCCCGGTCACATATTTGGCTATATGCTGTCTGAAATTCATGTTATGCGTTGATGCAAATAAATATACATGATTTAATATTCCCTGCACTCGTTTAAGTTGTTAACTTAAATGACGAATAGTCAGCAGGTTTGTAACCGGCAGCATTTGTTCCTCAGCTATATCAATGTACAGTCAGACCCTCCCTCCCTCGCTGTCCTGAGTTTGCAACTCAGGACTTTCCATCACATTGGTCTATGCATCCCGCTTAGACTTGTCAGTAAACAAGCTGACAAAATACACCACTCCCCACTACCAAACAACGGGAAAAACACCCTGTTTTTCCTTGCTTCCTTTGTTTACATTTGCCTTGTTCAGCTTACGCGAACATTCGTAAACAATTTATTCATCACTTTAAAAACATCCGCCATGGAATTCAACCAGAAGCTGGAACAGTTGGGCAAACAGCCCGACATCATCCTCATTATTACTGACGAACAAACTACGCCTACGGAAAATTATCCGCCGGGTTGGGAAGCACAAAACCTGGAGACGCTTACATTCCTCAAACAGAATGGCTTCAGTTTCAACAAGGCTTTTTGCAATACATGTATGTGTTCGCCGAGCCGCGCTACTTTGTTTACAGGCACCTATCCTGCTATTCACAACGTGAGCCAGACGCTGACGGAGGGCGGCCCTTTATCACCTGCCGAGCCGACACTGGACAACACATTGCCCAATATTATGAACACCCTTTGGGCCAGTGGTTACGATGTGCAATACAGGGGCAAATGGCACATGAGTAAAGGTGCAGCGGCCAACGGTGCCAATACCAATTACGATCAGCTTACTGCCGCCGACATAGCACTATATGGTGCAATGGGGTGGGAGGCTCCTGATGCGGGCGAAGATGTTAACCCGCTCAACTTTGGTGGAGGGTATGCCAACCACGATGCCAAATATGTGGCACAAGGTGTTAAATACCTGAAGCAGGTAAAGGCGCGCAGGGCTGCGGGCGATAATACACCTTACTGCCTTATTGTTTCGTTGGTTAACCCGCACGACGTACTGGCTTACCCCAATACTGCAGGTTTATACGGCTACAAGCCCGACACCTGGCTGGGGCGTGATATTGCTTTGCCAGCAACGGTGAATGAGCAACTGTTGAAAAGTAAAAAACCGCTGGCACAGGAACTGATACTGCTGGGCATGAATGTATTGTTAGGACCTTTGCCTGACGAAACATCTATGCTGAACTATGTCAACTTTTACGCCTACCTGCAAACTATGGTTGACAAGGAAATAGGCCACCTGGTAAAAGAACTGTATGCTGAAGCGGATGGAACAAGGCTGGCTGATAAGGCTATTGTTATCCAGACATCCGACCATGGTGAAATGGGGCTGGCGCATGGCGGACTCAGGCAAAAAACATTTGTTGCATACGAAGAGGCCATCAAAGTACCGATGGTGATATCTAACCCGGTGTTGTTTGACAATGGCCCTGTGGGTTCAGACGCTCTGGCGACACTGGTAGATATTATGCCTACATTGATGGAACTGGCAAATGTAGCCGAGCCGCCAACCAACCTTGCGGGTACCAGCCTGCTGCCCATCATTACAGAGGGCAGGCCTGTTCAGGACAGTATCCTGTTCACGTTCGATGATACCAAGGCGGGTTCTAACAACAAATGGTCAGCCGTAAACGCGGCCAACCGCATCCGTTGTATCAGGACGGAGAACTGGAAGTTTGATTACTATTTCGACGCGATGGGCACTTATGCCAACCAGTATGAGCTATACGACCTGGCCAACGACCCGCTGGAGACCACCAACCTTGCCTATGACAAAAGCTACAAAACACAGCGCGACGAACTGGAACAACAGCTAAAACAACTGGAAATAACCAAACTACTGAAGAGGTTACCATAATAATTAAACAGCCGCCCGTGAGGCGGCTGTTTTTTTCGATAAAAACTTGACCAATACAACCCGTCATCAAAAAAATACTGGTTATTGCGACGCTGGAAGCAATCTGTACAGCTGATTGTTGTTCCTTCACTCTCGTCATGGCGAGGAAGTAACGCCCGTGGCGTTATGAACGTGGCCATCTCGTCCAAGCGTTGTTTATTCACTAGGACTCTCTATAGGCTAAGAATCCGTAAACTCCCCTCCTGTTCCTGGGAGGGGATGTTGGGCGTTCCGCCTTTGGCGGATGTAGCCCAACCGGGGTGGTTGACTCGCGGGAATAAATATTGTTATTTTAAATAAAATTACGTATATTTGACATGGTTAAATATAGTCACCAATGCTGCCCACACCACCAAATACCTTATTCAAGCATACACAAGCCCCGCTCAAAGCGGGGCTTTTTTGTAAGGGTTACGCTCTGTTGCAAAACAGGTTTTACTTAACAATACTTAACAGTTTTTTAGTAACGCATTGCCAATCAACCTTTTGTAAAGGTGCATTATTACTTTTGGTTAAACCTGTATATGTTGTCAGCGACGATTTACTTAACAGTTTCGCCGCATTTTGCACCAAGGTTATCTGCGTTTTTTCAGTTAGTTTTGCGCCGCTTATGTTGGTTTCATTACAGAATATCTCATTTTACTTCGGTTCCAGGCCTATATTGGAAAATGCCAGTTGGCAGGTAGATACAGGCCAGCGCATTGGCCTTGTGGGCAGCAATGGTGCGGGCAAGTCTACTTTGCTGCGCATCATCACCGGTGCTTATACCATTGATAGTGGTACTATCAACAAGCCCAAAGATGTGACTATTGGCTTCTTTAACCAGGATCTCCTGAGTTTCTCTACTGAGAATTCTATTCTTTCGGTAGGTATGCAGGCCTTCGAGCGTGCGCACGAGGTGGAGATAGAAATGAACAAGGTGCTGAAGGAGTTGGAGACAAAGCCGGACGATGAGGTATTGTTGGATAAATACAGTCACCTGCTGCACGATTTTGAGGTTGCGGGAGGCTATGAAATGGAACATAAAGCTGCGGAGGTACTGGAAGGACTGGGTTTTAGTACTACCGACCTGCAAAGGCCCTACAACCAGTTCAGCGGTGGCTGGAGGATGCGTGTGCTGCTGGCCAAAATGATGCTGCAGGCACCCGACCTGCTGCTGCTCGATGAGCCGACCAACCACCTTGACCTCCCGTCAATAGAATGGCTGGAGCGCTACCTGCAGGGATACCCCGGTAGTGTTATCATCGTTTCGCACGACAGGTACTTCCTGGACAGGATGGTGAACCGCATAGTAGAGGTATGGCAGCAGAGCCTGCACCTGTACACGGGCAACTACTCATTCTACCAGAAGGAGAAGGTAGAGCGTATGGAGCTGCAGCAACGGGCTTATGAGAACCAGAAGGATTATATCCGTCAGCAGGAACGTTTTATCGAGCGTTTCAAAGCAAAAGCATCAAAGGCGGCACAGGCTCAGAGTGCTATGAAGCGCCTGGACAAGCTGGATAAGATAGAAGCTCCCGATGCCTCTATTCCTACCATGAACATCAACTTTGACGTAAAAACACAGCCGGGCAAGATAATCTGCACGCTGAAAGATATATCCAAGAAGTTCGGAGAGCAAACCATCTTCGATCATGCCAATGCCGAGATCAACCGTGGCGATAAGATAGCCCTGATAGGCGCCAACGGTAAGGGTAAGTCTACCTTGCTCAGGATTATTGCCGATCGCGAGACCTTTGACGGTGAACGCAAATGGGGGCACAATGTAGAGGAGAGTTTCTACGCTCAGCACCAGCTGGAAGCGCTGAATATAGAACACGAGATACTGGAAGAGATGAGCCTGGCAGGTACGGGCAAGAACGAACTGGAGCTAAGGCAATTGTTAGGTTGCTTCCTGTTCAGCGGCGATGATGTCTTCAAGAAGATAAAGGTACTATCCGGAGGTGAAAAGGCGAGGGTAGCGCTGGCCAAGACCATTGCGATGAAAGGTAACTTCCTGATGCTGGATGAACCGACCAACCACCTGGATATGCAGAGTGTGGAAATGCTTATTGAGGCATTGAACAAATACCAGGGTACATTCATCCTTGTTTCGCACGACAGGTATTTTATCAGTAAAACAGCTAATAAGATATGGGTCATCGAAGACGGTATGGTACGCGAATTTGATGGTACTTATGATGAGTGGACGGTATACGAGGAGGAGAGGGCACGCCGCAAGACAGCCAAACCTGCTCCGGAACCGGTAGTTGAAAAGAAACCGGAACCTAAAAAGCAGACCCCTGTGCAAAATTCAGAACTGAAAAAGCTGCAAAAGGAGTTTCAGAATAAACAACGCACCTTCCAGAAACTGGAAGAGCAGATCAATAAGCTGAACGAAGAAAAGGTGAAACTGGAAGCCCAACTGGCCGACCCTGAGTTCTATGCGGATAAAGACAAGTTCATGAAGGTAGATGAGGCCTACCGCAACCTGAATACCCAACTGGAAACCTTGACCAGGGGCTACGACAAAGCTTTTGAAGAGATGCTGGAGTATGAAGAAAAGCTGGGTTAACCCCGGATTAAAAATTAACAGAAAGGTAATAGGGGTTGACATCAGTAAGCAGGTTTTTTAACTTTATAAAAATTTGCCTTATGAAAAACATATTACTCTTTTGTTCGATTCTGTTTTGTTCGCAGGCGCTCTTTGCTCAGAATGCTACTTATCGGTATGAGTTTAATAATAAACTCGATGAGATATATTACAAGGCCCCGGCCCTCGCTCCGCAATGTACCGGAGCTTATAGCTGGGATGCATTGAATATAGGTATCTCACACAACGTATATAATTTTGATAAAGGTTGTGGTCTTGTATTCATTGATTCTGCCGGGTTCCTGGCTTCCGGTTCCTATACTATAGAGCTGTATTTCAAGCTGGATTCAATAAAGGGGTATAAGAAGATCATAGACTTTGACAGCATGCATAAAGACCCGGGGATGTACAACCAGAACGGAAAGCTGGTGATGTACAGTAAATTCACCTCTACGGACAGCTTTTTTGCGAATGGTAAATACCAATATGTGGCAGTTACCCGCAATGCAGGTTCTAAGAATGTCACACTGTATTATAACGACACGCTTGCGGGGTCGCTCAACGATAACTCCGATCAGTATGTAATGGATTCCAATAAGGTGCTCATATTCTTCCGCGACGACAATGGAACCAACAATGAACAGACAAGTGGTGCGGTGGCTATGATACACATATCCAATTATGAAATGGATGCCTCTACGCTGAACAGTCATTATACGAATCTGGCTTCAACGTTGTCTGTAAATAAAGTGCAGGAGTCAGCGGATAAAATACAGGTCTATCCCAATCCGGCAGGGAATGTGGTACATGTCGTATCAGTACAACCTTGCAGTTACATATTGTATGATGTAACCGGAAGGGCTATCAAAACAGGTAGTATCAGCACCGGGGATAATACGGTTGATATACATCAGTCTCCGGCCGGGTTATATATGCTCAGGTTGACAGATAGTGATTACGGCACTAAGGTGTTCCGGGTACTGAAGCAATAATGGATGTAACTAATTCACTGGCAGGCTGGTATAAGATACGGTTTTATTGTACTTTTATCAGCCTGTATTAATTATTACTCACCAATAATAGTAAGCATATGCCTTCATTTGATATAGCAAGTAAAGTAGATCTGCAAACTTTGGATAACGCTATAAACGTAGCCCAAAAGGAGATATCCACCCGTTACGATTTTAAGGGTTCGCATATCGACGTTGAATTGAATAAGAAAGATATGGTCATCAACCTGGAGGTAGAAAATGAGATGCAACTTGGTCAGGTTGAGGATATAATCATCACCAAGGCTATGCGCCAGGGGTTGGAAGCAAACAGTTTCGACAGATCGAAAACTCATGCGGCTTCCGGCAAATACATCCGCAAGACCGTACCTGTGAAAAATGGCATCGACCGCGATATGGCTAAAAAGATAGTGAAACTGATAAAAGACAGCGGCTCAAAAGTTCAGCCTGCCATACAGGATGATACCATCAGGGTTACAGGTAAAAAGATAGATGACTTACAGGATGTAATACAGATGCTACGCGGCGCTAACCTGGATATTCCATTGCAGTTCGTGAATATGAAGTAGGTTAAAACCTGCTATTGTTCTCAACGAGCTTAGGTTGTACTTTGTCTTTGTCTGAGACAATTGCATCTGCAAGATCTATTTTCCAGTCTATATTCAGTTCAGGGTCTGCATAATATACTCCGCCCTCATCTTCCTTGCTGTAAAAGTCGTCACATTTGTAGAAGACTTCTGCTGTGGGTGTCAATACCGAGTAGCCATGTGCAAATCCTCTAGGCACCAGGAATTGCCTTTTATTTTCAGCAGATAATTCAATACCATACCAACGTCCGTAAGTATCGCTGTCTTTGCGCAGGTCTACGACCACATCCCATATTGCACCTTCCAGCGCGCGTATCAGTTTTGTCTGTGCGTGTGGTGCATTCTGGTAATGCAGCCCGCGCAGTACATTGATAGTAGATCTTGCCTGGTTGTCCTGAACAAAATTGATATCCAGTCCTGTAGCTTGTTTGAAAGTGTTACTGTTAAAGCTTTCAAAGAAATATCCCCTGTCGTCATTGAACACCCTGGGTTCAATGATCAGCAGTCCTTTTATGGGAGTCTCAATAACGTTCATTAGTTGCGCAGTTGTTCTACTATTTCAATAAAGTTGGTAGTAATAAAGTTCAATTCTTCTTCCGTCAGTTCTGTATGTATCGGCAGCGAAATTACACATTCCTGCAACATATCTGTTACTGGTAATACAT encodes the following:
- a CDS encoding sulfatase-like hydrolase/transferase, which produces MEFNQKLEQLGKQPDIILIITDEQTTPTENYPPGWEAQNLETLTFLKQNGFSFNKAFCNTCMCSPSRATLFTGTYPAIHNVSQTLTEGGPLSPAEPTLDNTLPNIMNTLWASGYDVQYRGKWHMSKGAAANGANTNYDQLTAADIALYGAMGWEAPDAGEDVNPLNFGGGYANHDAKYVAQGVKYLKQVKARRAAGDNTPYCLIVSLVNPHDVLAYPNTAGLYGYKPDTWLGRDIALPATVNEQLLKSKKPLAQELILLGMNVLLGPLPDETSMLNYVNFYAYLQTMVDKEIGHLVKELYAEADGTRLADKAIVIQTSDHGEMGLAHGGLRQKTFVAYEEAIKVPMVISNPVLFDNGPVGSDALATLVDIMPTLMELANVAEPPTNLAGTSLLPIITEGRPVQDSILFTFDDTKAGSNNKWSAVNAANRIRCIRTENWKFDYYFDAMGTYANQYELYDLANDPLETTNLAYDKSYKTQRDELEQQLKQLEITKLLKRLP
- a CDS encoding TetR/AcrR family transcriptional regulator, with amino-acid sequence MAKEQLDNNTENRIKNAARAVFYRKGFAATKTRDIAEEAGINVALLNYYFRSKEKLFNIIMLETLLAFFQSMAAVVRDEETTLEEKIERMVDRYIDVLVNEPTIPVFIMSELRNNPDELLAQLNIRQMMSGAALFRQLEDYMRENNRKPVPPVYFIINLLGLVAFPFIASPIVRHMGNLSQEQFNHMMIERKQLIPVWIKAILNS
- the rfbC gene encoding dTDP-4-dehydrorhamnose 3,5-epimerase, producing the protein MNVIETPIKGLLIIEPRVFNDDRGYFFESFNSNTFKQATGLDINFVQDNQARSTINVLRGLHYQNAPHAQTKLIRALEGAIWDVVVDLRKDSDTYGRWYGIELSAENKRQFLVPRGFAHGYSVLTPTAEVFYKCDDFYSKEDEGGVYYADPELNIDWKIDLADAIVSDKDKVQPKLVENNSRF
- a CDS encoding ABC-F family ATP-binding cassette domain-containing protein → MLVSLQNISFYFGSRPILENASWQVDTGQRIGLVGSNGAGKSTLLRIITGAYTIDSGTINKPKDVTIGFFNQDLLSFSTENSILSVGMQAFERAHEVEIEMNKVLKELETKPDDEVLLDKYSHLLHDFEVAGGYEMEHKAAEVLEGLGFSTTDLQRPYNQFSGGWRMRVLLAKMMLQAPDLLLLDEPTNHLDLPSIEWLERYLQGYPGSVIIVSHDRYFLDRMVNRIVEVWQQSLHLYTGNYSFYQKEKVERMELQQRAYENQKDYIRQQERFIERFKAKASKAAQAQSAMKRLDKLDKIEAPDASIPTMNINFDVKTQPGKIICTLKDISKKFGEQTIFDHANAEINRGDKIALIGANGKGKSTLLRIIADRETFDGERKWGHNVEESFYAQHQLEALNIEHEILEEMSLAGTGKNELELRQLLGCFLFSGDDVFKKIKVLSGGEKARVALAKTIAMKGNFLMLDEPTNHLDMQSVEMLIEALNKYQGTFILVSHDRYFISKTANKIWVIEDGMVREFDGTYDEWTVYEEERARRKTAKPAPEPVVEKKPEPKKQTPVQNSELKKLQKEFQNKQRTFQKLEEQINKLNEEKVKLEAQLADPEFYADKDKFMKVDEAYRNLNTQLETLTRGYDKAFEEMLEYEEKLG
- a CDS encoding YajQ family cyclic di-GMP-binding protein encodes the protein MPSFDIASKVDLQTLDNAINVAQKEISTRYDFKGSHIDVELNKKDMVINLEVENEMQLGQVEDIIITKAMRQGLEANSFDRSKTHAASGKYIRKTVPVKNGIDRDMAKKIVKLIKDSGSKVQPAIQDDTIRVTGKKIDDLQDVIQMLRGANLDIPLQFVNMK
- a CDS encoding lipocalin family protein; translated protein: MNLTGKILTLLCGIALFAACTKSETDKEPDPASSSTSTDNLSAVGKLLVAGKWQLTASTATAQYNGKDTTADLYADMDDCEKDDFIQFAADGTVTRDENTNKCTGHPQSATMTWKLMDNDTRIAIYDNNPDTMGLEVTTAQMKFTLTQPNSSNVPVTYVDIYKNIK
- a CDS encoding T9SS type A sorting domain-containing protein codes for the protein MKNILLFCSILFCSQALFAQNATYRYEFNNKLDEIYYKAPALAPQCTGAYSWDALNIGISHNVYNFDKGCGLVFIDSAGFLASGSYTIELYFKLDSIKGYKKIIDFDSMHKDPGMYNQNGKLVMYSKFTSTDSFFANGKYQYVAVTRNAGSKNVTLYYNDTLAGSLNDNSDQYVMDSNKVLIFFRDDNGTNNEQTSGAVAMIHISNYEMDASTLNSHYTNLASTLSVNKVQESADKIQVYPNPAGNVVHVVSVQPCSYILYDVTGRAIKTGSISTGDNTVDIHQSPAGLYMLRLTDSDYGTKVFRVLKQ